From Nocardioides sp. HDW12B, the proteins below share one genomic window:
- a CDS encoding [protein-PII] uridylyltransferase: protein MTAAEREARTEQADTLCRSVFEDAVAGREDTGIALVAVGGYGRRELAPYSDLDVVVVHDPSVDVGEVPEKVLYPLWDANVRLDHSVRALDEVTEAAARDVRVALGLLDTRHLAGDTSVSLRLRADVLSQWRRNARENLPRLRDLVRDRVDRVGELAHAAVPDLKESGGGLRDATVLKALVATWMVDVPHADLERCRLQLLDLRDLLQDAAGRATDRVAPELWSALVDGLPANLDLAEWSARGSTEDAAQRWLRQIGRRTAHLSRLTWSRVDHVLAPAPPPTRNRVPRLERLAPGVALASNEVVLDRGADPATDPLLVLRAAAVAAERGVVLAPASAARLAATSAPLPVPWPAEARDLVVRLLASGPGLLAVWETLDQTGALDLVLPEWRRVRLLPHASAVHRFTVDRHIVETCVEASRLIRRVARPDLLALAAVLHDIGKGGMVDHSVAGEPVAAEVAARMGFSPEDGAVVAALVRHHLLLAETATSRDLDDPATLDHVATRVGSAAVLDLLEVLTEADARATSAKAWSAWRARLVADLSRRVRERLADDGVRREPLDLEEELDVPAAAATDPAYLHVEVAREEDGSLVRVVAHDRVGLMADVSGALAVMRLSVRSARAWTVDPVAVSLWQVDDDLVDATVLQQRLEAVVAGSLDPSERLRPAPDTLEPSVLVRHEASVEATVLEVRTADRRGAVHLVCRALGDQDVSVRSAHVSTFGPQSLDVFYLQEPGAGALSDERAATAAHAVRETLAPAATLDA from the coding sequence ATGACCGCCGCCGAGCGCGAGGCACGGACCGAGCAGGCCGACACGCTGTGCCGCTCGGTCTTCGAGGACGCGGTGGCCGGCCGGGAGGACACCGGGATCGCCCTGGTGGCCGTGGGCGGCTACGGCCGACGCGAGCTGGCGCCGTACTCCGACCTCGACGTCGTCGTCGTCCACGACCCGTCCGTCGACGTGGGGGAGGTGCCCGAGAAGGTGCTCTACCCGCTGTGGGACGCCAACGTGCGCCTCGACCACTCGGTGCGCGCCCTGGACGAGGTGACCGAGGCCGCCGCCCGCGACGTCCGGGTCGCCCTCGGGCTGCTCGACACCCGGCACCTGGCCGGCGACACCTCGGTCTCCCTGCGGCTGCGCGCCGACGTGCTGTCGCAGTGGCGCCGCAACGCGCGCGAGAACCTGCCCCGGCTGCGCGACCTGGTCCGCGACCGGGTGGACCGGGTCGGCGAGCTCGCCCACGCCGCGGTGCCCGACCTCAAGGAGTCCGGGGGCGGGCTGCGCGACGCCACGGTGCTCAAGGCGCTCGTCGCGACCTGGATGGTCGACGTGCCCCACGCCGACCTCGAGCGCTGCCGGCTGCAGCTGCTCGACCTGCGCGACCTGCTCCAGGACGCCGCCGGTCGCGCCACCGACCGGGTCGCGCCCGAGCTGTGGTCGGCGCTGGTCGACGGGCTGCCTGCGAACCTCGACCTGGCCGAGTGGTCCGCCCGCGGGTCGACGGAGGACGCGGCGCAGCGGTGGCTGCGCCAGATCGGACGCCGCACCGCCCACCTCTCCCGCCTGACCTGGAGCCGGGTCGACCACGTGCTGGCCCCGGCGCCCCCGCCGACGCGCAACCGGGTGCCACGGCTGGAGCGGCTCGCCCCGGGCGTCGCCCTGGCGAGCAACGAGGTCGTGCTGGACCGCGGCGCCGACCCCGCGACGGACCCGTTGCTGGTGCTGCGCGCCGCCGCCGTCGCCGCCGAGCGCGGGGTCGTGCTCGCCCCGGCCTCGGCGGCCCGGCTGGCCGCCACCTCGGCCCCGTTGCCCGTGCCCTGGCCGGCCGAGGCGCGCGACCTCGTGGTGCGGCTGCTGGCCTCGGGGCCCGGGCTGCTGGCGGTCTGGGAGACCCTCGACCAGACCGGCGCCCTCGACCTGGTGCTGCCGGAGTGGCGGCGGGTCCGGCTGCTGCCGCACGCCAGTGCCGTGCACCGCTTCACCGTCGACCGGCACATCGTCGAGACCTGCGTCGAGGCCTCGCGCCTGATCCGCCGGGTGGCCCGCCCCGACCTGCTGGCGCTCGCCGCCGTGCTCCACGACATCGGCAAGGGCGGGATGGTCGACCACAGCGTGGCCGGCGAGCCGGTGGCCGCCGAGGTGGCGGCCCGGATGGGCTTCTCCCCGGAGGACGGCGCGGTCGTCGCCGCACTGGTGCGTCACCACCTGCTGCTCGCGGAGACCGCCACGTCCCGCGACCTCGACGACCCCGCGACGCTGGACCACGTCGCGACCCGGGTGGGCAGCGCGGCGGTGCTCGACCTCCTCGAGGTGCTCACCGAGGCCGACGCCCGGGCCACGTCGGCCAAGGCGTGGAGCGCGTGGCGCGCCCGGCTCGTGGCCGACCTGTCCCGGCGGGTGCGCGAGCGGCTCGCCGACGACGGCGTACGACGTGAGCCGCTCGACCTCGAGGAGGAGCTGGACGTGCCCGCCGCGGCCGCCACCGACCCGGCGTACCTCCACGTCGAGGTGGCCCGCGAGGAGGACGGCTCCCTGGTGCGCGTCGTGGCCCACGACCGGGTCGGGCTGATGGCCGACGTGTCGGGGGCGCTGGCGGTGATGCGGCTCTCGGTGCGCTCGGCGCGCGCCTGGACCGTCGACCCGGTCGCGGTGTCGCTGTGGCAGGTCGACGACGACCTGGTCGACGCGACCGTGCTGCAGCAGCGGCTCGAGGCCGTGGTCGCCGGCTCGCTCGACCCGTCCGAGCGGCTGCGCCCCGCGCCGGACACCCTGGAGCCGTCGGTGCTGGTGCGGCACGAGGCGTCGGTGGAGGCGACCGTGCTGGAGGTCCGCACCGCGGACCGTCGGGGCGCGGTGCACCTGGTCTGCCGGGCCCTGGGCGACCAGGACGTCTCGGTGCGCTCGGCCCACGTCTCGACCTTCGGGCCGCAGTCGCTCGACGTGTTCTACCTGCAGGAGCCGGGGGCGGGGGCGCTCAGCGACGAGCGCGCGGCTACGGCCGCGCACGCGGTCCGTGAGACACTCGCGCCCGCGGCTACTCTGGACGCCTGA
- the rpsP gene encoding 30S ribosomal protein S16 codes for MAVKIRLKRMGKIRQPFYRIVVADSRTKRDGRVIEEIGKYHPKEEPSLIEVKSDRAQHWLSVGAQPTEAVAALLKVTGDWQKFKGESGQEGTLRVKEVGKSKQEIFNEILQESGMGASGEAVTAKKSADKPAKKAAAKSEPKAEETPAETPSETPAETPADETPEVAAETAEVEADKADGEAEKPADEKA; via the coding sequence GTGGCCGTCAAGATTCGTTTGAAGCGGATGGGCAAGATCCGTCAGCCGTTCTACCGCATCGTCGTCGCCGACTCGCGCACCAAGCGCGACGGTCGTGTGATCGAGGAGATCGGCAAGTACCACCCCAAGGAGGAGCCCTCCCTGATCGAGGTCAAGTCCGACCGCGCGCAGCACTGGCTCTCCGTCGGCGCGCAGCCGACCGAGGCCGTCGCCGCGCTGCTGAAGGTGACCGGCGACTGGCAGAAGTTCAAGGGCGAGTCCGGCCAGGAAGGCACCCTCCGCGTCAAGGAGGTGGGCAAGTCCAAGCAGGAGATCTTCAACGAGATCCTCCAGGAGTCCGGCATGGGCGCCTCAGGCGAGGCCGTGACCGCCAAGAAGTCGGCCGACAAGCCGGCCAAGAAGGCGGCCGCGAAGTCCGAGCCGAAGGCCGAGGAGACCCCGGCGGAGACCCCGTCGGAGACCCCGGCGGAGACCCCCGCCGACGAGACCCCCGAGGTCGCGGCGGAGACCGCCGAGGTCGAGGCCGACAAGGCTGACGGCGAGGCCGAGAAGCCCGCCGACGAGAAGGCCTGA
- a CDS encoding P-II family nitrogen regulator: MKLVTAVIKPHKWDDVRAALESFGVSGMTVSEVSGYGRQKGHTEVYRGAEYDIALVPKVRVEIAVDDSDADDVVGIIVKSAATGRIGDGKVWVSPIDTVVRVRTGDRDSAAV; the protein is encoded by the coding sequence ATGAAGCTCGTGACCGCGGTCATCAAGCCGCACAAGTGGGACGACGTCCGCGCCGCCCTGGAGTCCTTCGGGGTCTCGGGGATGACGGTCAGCGAGGTCAGCGGCTACGGCCGCCAGAAGGGCCACACCGAGGTCTACCGCGGTGCGGAGTACGACATCGCGCTGGTGCCGAAGGTCCGCGTCGAGATCGCCGTCGACGACAGCGACGCCGACGACGTGGTGGGCATCATCGTGAAGTCCGCCGCTACCGGCCGGATCGGGGACGGCAAGGTGTGGGTCAGCCCGATCGACACCGTCGTCCGGGTCCGCACCGGCGACCGCGACTCCGCCGCCGTCTGA
- a CDS encoding acyl-CoA thioesterase has protein sequence MTGPDAGPSRPARPQRSDYVAWRTATTRWADDDVYGHMNNAAYFELIDTAVNAHLVESTGLDVRTLPAIGVVAEVSCRYFAEMRFPRPVELGLVAERVGSSSVVYRVGLFQGDGEDACAEGRFVHVYVAQPGGPGAPGTGGGPRPVVPIPAEIRDVAEALLAPEPA, from the coding sequence GTGACCGGTCCCGACGCCGGCCCCTCCCGCCCCGCGCGACCGCAGCGCAGCGACTACGTCGCCTGGCGCACCGCCACCACCCGCTGGGCCGACGACGACGTCTACGGCCACATGAACAACGCGGCCTACTTCGAGCTCATCGACACCGCCGTCAACGCCCACCTCGTCGAGAGCACCGGTCTCGACGTCCGCACGCTGCCGGCCATCGGCGTGGTGGCCGAGGTGTCGTGCCGCTACTTCGCCGAGATGCGGTTCCCGCGCCCCGTCGAGCTCGGGCTCGTCGCCGAGCGGGTCGGCAGCTCGTCGGTCGTCTACCGCGTCGGACTGTTCCAGGGCGACGGCGAGGACGCCTGCGCCGAGGGTCGGTTCGTGCACGTGTACGTCGCGCAGCCCGGTGGCCCGGGTGCTCCGGGCACGGGCGGGGGACCACGACCCGTCGTACCCATCCCGGCAGAGATCCGCGACGTCGCCGAGGCGCTGCTGGCCCCCGAGCCCGCCTGA
- the ftsY gene encoding signal recognition particle-docking protein FtsY, which translates to MELISLVVAIAVLGLVFTVGLVRRSGARRGRLDERRGGTDVLAPPREAPTPTGAPVTTTPEAPAEPRGPTTPTLERPEDAAGRLVRLRRRLAGSQSAWGRGLLALLSRERVDEDTWEEIEDLLIGADVGVGPTQELVERLRARVRVEGNTTTDVTAVLREEMLALVDPSMDRTLAVERRDGKPAVVMMVGVNGTGKTTTVGKLARVLVAEDKTVVLGAADTFRAAAAEQLSTWGERVGVRTVRGPEGTDPASVAFDSVRTGMEDGVDVVVVDTAGRLQNKAGLMDELGKVKRVIEKQAAVDEVLLVLDATTGQNGMIQARVFREAVNVTGIVLTKLDGSAKGGIVVAVQRELGVPVKLVGLGEGADDLAPFDPGAFVDALLGLDA; encoded by the coding sequence ATTGAGCTGATCTCCCTCGTCGTCGCGATCGCCGTCCTTGGCCTCGTCTTCACCGTCGGTCTCGTCCGACGCTCCGGTGCCCGGCGTGGGCGCCTCGACGAGCGTCGCGGCGGCACCGACGTGCTGGCGCCGCCGCGTGAGGCGCCGACCCCGACCGGGGCCCCGGTCACCACGACGCCGGAGGCCCCGGCCGAGCCGCGCGGCCCGACCACCCCGACGCTCGAGCGACCCGAGGACGCCGCGGGTCGGCTCGTCCGGCTGCGCCGCCGTCTCGCCGGCTCGCAGAGCGCCTGGGGCCGCGGCCTGCTGGCCCTGCTGTCGCGCGAGCGGGTCGACGAGGACACGTGGGAGGAGATCGAGGACCTCCTCATCGGCGCCGACGTGGGCGTCGGACCCACCCAGGAGCTCGTCGAGCGGCTCCGCGCGCGGGTGCGGGTGGAGGGCAACACCACCACCGACGTCACCGCCGTGCTCCGCGAGGAGATGCTCGCGCTGGTCGACCCGAGCATGGACCGCACCCTGGCGGTCGAGCGCCGCGACGGCAAGCCCGCCGTCGTGATGATGGTCGGCGTCAACGGCACCGGCAAGACCACCACCGTCGGCAAGCTGGCCCGGGTCCTGGTGGCCGAGGACAAGACGGTCGTGCTGGGCGCGGCCGACACGTTCCGCGCCGCCGCGGCCGAGCAGCTGTCGACCTGGGGCGAACGGGTCGGCGTCCGGACCGTGCGCGGTCCGGAGGGCACCGACCCCGCCAGCGTGGCCTTCGACAGCGTGCGCACCGGCATGGAGGACGGCGTCGACGTCGTCGTCGTCGACACCGCGGGCCGGCTGCAGAACAAGGCCGGCCTGATGGACGAGCTCGGCAAGGTCAAGCGCGTCATCGAGAAGCAGGCCGCCGTCGACGAGGTGCTGCTCGTCCTCGACGCCACCACCGGGCAGAACGGCATGATCCAGGCCCGCGTCTTCCGCGAGGCCGTGAACGTCACCGGTATCGTGCTCACCAAGCTCGACGGCTCCGCCAAGGGCGGCATCGTCGTCGCGGTCCAGCGCGAGCTCGGCGTCCCGGTCAAGCTCGTCGGCCTGGGGGAGGGCGCGGACGACCTCGCGCCCTTCGACCCGGGCGCGTTCGTCGACGCCCTCCTCGGCCTCGACGCCTGA
- the ffh gene encoding signal recognition particle protein — MFATLSDRLADTFKNLRGKGRLSEADIDATAREIRIALLEADVALPVVKQFVTAVKERARGAEVSGALNPAQQVVKIVHEELVTILGGETRRIRFAKTPPTVIVLAGLQGAGKTTLAAKLALWLKGQGSSPMLVAADLQRPNAVNQLQVNGQRAGVTVYAPQPGNGVGDPVAVARDGVAEARRTLHDVVIIDTAGRLGVDADLMQQAADIRDAVNPDEILFVVDAMIGQDAVNTAQAFLDGVGFDGVVLTKLDGDARGGAALSIRSITGRPIMFASNGEKLDDFDTFHPDRMASRILDMGDVLTLIEQAEKAFDSDQAARAAAKLTGQGGDFTLDDFLEQMQALRKMGSLSKIMGMLPGMGQFREQLANFDEREIDRIQAIIQSMTPGERADAKIIDGSRRARIAKGSGVHVSEVNQLVERFFEARKMMRNLAQGGGIPGMGGMPGAGKRAKAKRPPAKKGKGKRVSGNPAKRAEQEKASATAAAERPPANPFGLPQGAEEEQFDASGFELPPEVAKYLNK, encoded by the coding sequence GTGTTCGCCACTCTCTCCGACCGCCTTGCCGACACGTTCAAGAACCTGCGAGGCAAGGGTCGGCTCTCCGAGGCCGACATCGACGCGACCGCGCGTGAGATCCGCATCGCGCTGCTCGAGGCCGACGTCGCGCTGCCGGTCGTCAAGCAGTTCGTCACCGCCGTCAAGGAGCGCGCCCGCGGCGCCGAGGTCAGCGGGGCGCTGAACCCGGCCCAGCAGGTCGTGAAGATCGTCCACGAGGAGCTCGTGACGATCCTCGGCGGGGAGACCCGCCGGATCCGCTTCGCCAAGACGCCGCCGACCGTGATCGTGCTCGCCGGCCTCCAGGGCGCCGGCAAGACGACGCTGGCGGCCAAGCTGGCGCTGTGGCTGAAGGGCCAGGGGAGCAGCCCGATGCTCGTGGCGGCCGACCTCCAGCGCCCCAACGCCGTCAACCAGCTCCAGGTCAACGGCCAGCGCGCCGGCGTGACCGTCTACGCCCCGCAGCCCGGCAACGGCGTCGGCGACCCGGTGGCGGTGGCCCGCGACGGCGTCGCCGAGGCGCGCCGCACGCTGCACGACGTCGTCATCATCGACACCGCAGGCCGCCTGGGTGTCGATGCCGACCTGATGCAGCAGGCCGCCGACATCCGCGACGCGGTGAACCCCGACGAGATCCTCTTCGTCGTCGACGCCATGATCGGCCAGGACGCGGTCAACACCGCGCAGGCGTTCCTCGACGGCGTCGGCTTCGACGGCGTGGTGCTCACCAAGCTGGACGGCGACGCCCGCGGTGGCGCGGCGCTCTCGATCCGCTCGATCACCGGCCGGCCGATCATGTTCGCCTCCAACGGCGAGAAGCTCGACGACTTCGACACCTTCCACCCCGACCGGATGGCCTCACGCATCCTCGACATGGGTGACGTGCTCACCCTGATCGAGCAGGCGGAGAAGGCCTTCGACTCCGACCAGGCCGCCCGGGCCGCGGCGAAGCTCACCGGGCAGGGCGGCGACTTCACCCTCGACGACTTCCTCGAGCAGATGCAGGCGCTGCGCAAGATGGGCTCGCTGTCGAAGATCATGGGGATGCTGCCCGGGATGGGGCAGTTCCGCGAGCAGCTGGCCAACTTCGACGAGCGCGAGATCGACCGCATCCAGGCGATCATCCAGTCGATGACGCCCGGCGAGCGCGCCGACGCCAAGATCATCGACGGCTCGCGCCGCGCCCGCATCGCGAAGGGGTCCGGCGTCCACGTCTCCGAGGTCAACCAGCTCGTGGAGCGGTTCTTCGAGGCCCGCAAGATGATGCGCAACCTCGCCCAGGGCGGCGGCATCCCCGGCATGGGCGGCATGCCCGGCGCCGGCAAGCGCGCCAAGGCCAAGCGCCCTCCGGCCAAGAAGGGCAAGGGCAAGCGCGTCTCCGGCAACCCCGCCAAGCGCGCCGAGCAGGAGAAGGCCTCCGCGACCGCGGCGGCCGAGCGCCCGCCCGCGAACCCGTTCGGCCTGCCGCAGGGCGCCGAGGAGGAACAGTTCGACGCCTCCGGCTTCGAGCTGCCCCCCGAGGTCGCGAAGTACCTCAACAAGTAG
- a CDS encoding amidohydrolase family protein: MASQAAALRVTGPVLPDGESRDLYVVDGRVTYEKVASAETVAEGWIVPGLVDAHCHLGLDDDGAVSDAATEQQAIDDRDGGALLIRDAGSAADTRWVQDRDDLPRLVRCGRHIGRTKRYIRNYAHEVEPDELPAYAAQEARRGDGWIKLVGDWIDRGEGDLAPSFPAEAFAAAIAAAHAEGAKVTAHCFGAGVLPGLIRAGIDCIEHGTGLTEDLVDEMVARGTALVPTVMQLDKFPEHASAGAERFPEYAETMSDLYARMPATIMAAYEAGVPLYAGSDGGGISRHGNIAGEIAALHRIGVPAHDALGAASWRARDWLGHPGLEEGAPADLVVYPSNPLDDLGVLRSPSRIVLRGRVVA, translated from the coding sequence ATGGCTTCCCAGGCTGCGGCGCTGCGCGTCACCGGACCGGTCCTGCCCGACGGCGAGAGCCGCGACCTGTACGTCGTCGACGGCCGGGTCACCTACGAGAAGGTGGCCTCCGCCGAGACCGTGGCCGAGGGCTGGATCGTGCCGGGCCTCGTCGACGCCCACTGCCACCTCGGCCTCGACGACGACGGCGCGGTCAGCGACGCCGCCACCGAGCAGCAGGCGATCGACGACCGCGACGGCGGCGCGCTGCTGATCCGCGACGCCGGCAGCGCGGCCGACACCCGGTGGGTGCAGGACCGCGACGACCTGCCGCGGCTGGTGCGCTGCGGACGCCACATCGGCCGCACCAAGCGCTACATCCGCAACTACGCCCACGAGGTCGAGCCCGACGAGCTGCCGGCGTACGCCGCACAGGAGGCGCGTCGCGGCGACGGCTGGATCAAGCTGGTGGGCGACTGGATCGACCGCGGTGAGGGCGACCTGGCCCCGAGCTTCCCGGCCGAGGCGTTCGCCGCGGCCATCGCCGCCGCCCACGCCGAGGGTGCCAAGGTCACCGCCCACTGCTTCGGGGCCGGCGTGCTCCCCGGCCTCATCCGCGCCGGCATCGACTGCATCGAGCACGGCACCGGCCTGACCGAGGACCTCGTCGACGAGATGGTCGCCCGGGGCACCGCCCTCGTGCCGACGGTCATGCAGCTCGACAAGTTCCCCGAGCACGCCTCCGCCGGCGCCGAGCGCTTCCCCGAGTACGCCGAGACGATGAGCGACCTCTACGCCCGGATGCCGGCCACGATCATGGCGGCGTACGAGGCGGGGGTGCCGCTCTACGCCGGCTCCGACGGCGGGGGCATCAGCCGGCACGGCAACATCGCCGGCGAGATCGCCGCCCTGCACCGCATCGGCGTACCGGCCCACGACGCGCTCGGCGCCGCCTCCTGGCGGGCCCGGGACTGGCTGGGCCACCCGGGGCTCGAGGAAGGCGCACCGGCGGACCTCGTCGTCTACCCGTCGAACCCGCTCGACGACCTCGGCGTCCTGCGCTCGCCGAGCCGCATCGTGCTGCGCGGCCGCGTCGTCGCCTGA
- a CDS encoding ammonium transporter, producing MDGYNAFMLVATLLVLMMTTPALALFYGGMTRSKSVLNMMMMSYSALAIVGILWVLIGYSMVFGGDGIFFSSPLTNLGLKDLGYDGYTFMMFQLTFAVITTALISGAIADRVKFSAWLLFVPIWATLVYFPLAHMVFSCSESALICTKIGAQDYAGGTAVHINAGMAGLVLAAVVGKRVGFGSTPMRPHNLTLTMLGAALLWVGWYGFNVGSLIIDESVGDISTQFLAETGLTFTNTTLAPMAAILAWLLVERVMHGKATSLGAASGIVAGLVAITPAAGAVDIWGALAIGAVAGAVCAWAVGLKFKFGLDDSLDVVGVHLVGGIIGTVMIGLFSAPAAEGSGVVGGLADGLFYGGGFGSLVDQTLGVLVAIAWSGIITLVIALAIKFTLGWRISEEDEVEGIDYSEHGETGYDLVSRGGGPRPGASGPKTTDATARNEGAIA from the coding sequence GTGGACGGTTACAACGCGTTCATGCTCGTGGCCACGCTCCTGGTGTTGATGATGACGACACCGGCGCTGGCCCTCTTCTACGGCGGTATGACCCGCTCCAAGTCCGTGCTGAACATGATGATGATGTCCTACTCGGCACTCGCCATCGTCGGCATCCTGTGGGTGCTGATCGGCTACTCGATGGTGTTCGGCGGTGACGGCATCTTCTTCTCCTCGCCGCTCACCAACCTGGGCCTGAAGGACCTCGGGTACGACGGCTACACGTTCATGATGTTCCAGCTGACCTTCGCGGTGATCACCACCGCCCTCATCAGCGGCGCGATCGCCGACCGGGTGAAGTTCTCCGCCTGGCTGCTGTTCGTGCCGATCTGGGCGACGCTGGTCTACTTCCCGCTCGCCCACATGGTCTTCAGCTGCAGCGAGAGCGCCCTCATCTGCACCAAGATCGGTGCGCAGGACTACGCCGGCGGCACCGCGGTCCACATCAACGCCGGCATGGCCGGCCTCGTGCTGGCCGCCGTGGTCGGCAAGCGCGTCGGCTTCGGCTCGACCCCGATGCGGCCCCACAACCTCACGCTCACCATGCTGGGCGCCGCCCTGCTGTGGGTCGGCTGGTACGGCTTCAACGTCGGCTCGCTGATCATCGACGAGAGCGTGGGCGACATCAGCACCCAGTTCCTCGCCGAGACCGGCCTGACCTTCACCAACACCACGCTGGCACCGATGGCCGCGATCCTCGCCTGGCTGCTGGTCGAGCGCGTCATGCACGGCAAGGCCACCAGCCTCGGCGCCGCCTCCGGCATCGTCGCGGGCCTGGTCGCCATCACCCCGGCCGCCGGTGCCGTGGACATCTGGGGCGCGCTCGCCATCGGCGCGGTCGCCGGTGCGGTCTGCGCCTGGGCGGTCGGCCTGAAGTTCAAGTTCGGCCTGGACGACTCCCTCGACGTCGTCGGCGTCCACCTCGTCGGCGGCATCATCGGCACGGTCATGATCGGTCTCTTCTCGGCCCCGGCCGCCGAGGGCTCCGGCGTCGTCGGCGGTCTCGCCGACGGTCTCTTCTACGGCGGCGGCTTCGGCTCCCTGGTCGACCAGACCCTGGGTGTCCTGGTCGCGATCGCCTGGTCGGGCATCATCACCCTCGTCATCGCTCTCGCCATCAAGTTCACGCTGGGCTGGCGGATCAGCGAGGAGGACGAGGTCGAGGGCATCGACTACTCCGAGCACGGTGAGACCGGCTACGACCTGGTCAGCCGCGGAGGTGGTCCCCGTCCCGGCGCGTCCGGTCCCAAGACCACGGACGCCACCGCACGCAACGAAGGAGCAATCGCATGA